One part of the Nostoc sp. PCC 7120 = FACHB-418 genome encodes these proteins:
- a CDS encoding HlyD family efflux transporter periplasmic adaptor subunit: MNTLRRQENDFWHRSHQPIPEELPTLEANEFLPHIGKWTSIGGVVVFSIFIVGVVLTSVLKYNVTVKVPATIRPVGELRLVQSLINGKILKISVAENQMVAEGQAIAYIDDSRLQTQKSQLQNLIQQSQLQLNKIDAQLGEIDAQITAQTNLNDRTTIAAQAELSGTQRNYADQQVKATADMTQAQSALTLARIQKDRLQREKLLTATVRETEAALQLARVQSDRLQREKLLKTTVDEAERGLKLAREQRDRLRRDRLLRTTVQETQTALNLAKAQQERLQREQLLAKTVQEAETALNLARVQRDRLQQDRVLTATVQEAEAALSLARVQRERLQPIVASGAIARSFFEEKDQAVISAEARLEQAKANAKNLLEEKEQAVIAAEAKLEQAKANAKNLLEEKEQAVKSAEAKLEQAKANAKNLLEEKDQGVIAAEAKLEQAKANAKNLLEEKEQEVIAAEAKLEQAKANAKNLQEEKDQALTVAQTNLAKARTAINPNDANVTVASERIKQEQARGEVTLAALKKERETLLQQRLEFQKQLDRNRKELQQAENDLKQSIVRAPIAGTVLQLNLRNPGQVVQPSEAIAQIAPLNAPIQIKANVQAQDINKVKPGQQVQMQVSACPYPDYGTLKGTVKTIAPDALPVANNNPQTTTAKATAYEVIVEPQTPYVGRGDRQCQLKTGMQGKADIISRRETVLRFILRKARLIADL; encoded by the coding sequence GTGAACACCTTACGCCGCCAAGAGAATGATTTTTGGCATCGATCGCATCAGCCAATTCCCGAAGAACTTCCTACCTTGGAAGCTAACGAATTTTTACCCCATATTGGGAAATGGACAAGTATCGGTGGGGTAGTTGTCTTCAGTATCTTTATTGTGGGGGTGGTGCTAACATCTGTTCTCAAGTACAACGTGACGGTGAAAGTGCCGGCGACTATTCGCCCTGTGGGAGAATTAAGGCTGGTACAGTCGCTAATTAATGGCAAAATTCTCAAGATTAGTGTTGCAGAAAATCAGATGGTAGCCGAAGGACAAGCGATCGCCTACATTGATGATTCCCGCCTCCAGACTCAAAAGAGCCAGTTACAAAACCTCATCCAGCAAAGTCAACTACAACTCAATAAAATCGATGCACAGTTGGGAGAAATCGACGCTCAAATTACAGCACAGACAAATTTAAACGATCGCACCACAATCGCTGCACAAGCTGAACTGAGTGGTACACAACGCAACTATGCCGATCAGCAAGTGAAAGCTACGGCGGATATGACACAAGCACAATCAGCCTTAACTTTAGCCAGGATCCAAAAAGACCGCCTGCAACGGGAAAAGCTGTTAACGGCGACTGTGCGAGAAACAGAAGCCGCTTTGCAGTTAGCCAGGGTGCAAAGCGATCGCCTACAACGGGAAAAGCTGCTAAAAACTACCGTAGATGAAGCGGAAAGAGGCTTAAAATTGGCGAGAGAACAACGCGATCGTTTACGACGGGATAGGCTTCTCAGGACGACTGTGCAAGAAACACAGACGGCTTTGAACTTAGCAAAGGCGCAACAAGAAAGATTACAAAGGGAACAACTCTTAGCCAAAACTGTGCAGGAAGCAGAAACCGCTTTAAATTTAGCCAGGGTACAACGCGATCGCCTACAACAAGATAGAGTTTTAACTGCAACTGTCCAAGAAGCAGAAGCCGCCTTGAGTTTAGCTAGAGTACAGCGAGAAAGATTACAGCCGATAGTAGCATCAGGAGCGATCGCCCGTAGTTTCTTCGAGGAAAAAGACCAAGCCGTAATATCGGCGGAGGCGAGGCTGGAACAAGCCAAAGCTAACGCTAAAAATCTGCTGGAAGAGAAAGAACAAGCGGTGATTGCGGCGGAGGCGAAGTTGGAACAAGCCAAAGCCAACGCCAAAAATCTTTTGGAGGAGAAAGAACAGGCTGTCAAATCAGCAGAAGCGAAGCTAGAACAAGCCAAAGCCAACGCTAAAAATCTCTTAGAAGAAAAAGACCAAGGGGTGATTGCGGCGGAGGCGAAACTGGAACAAGCCAAAGCCAACGCCAAAAATCTCTTAGAAGAGAAAGAACAAGAGGTGATTGCGGCGGAGGCGAAACTGGAACAAGCCAAAGCTAACGCCAAAAATCTCCAAGAAGAAAAAGACCAAGCTTTAACAGTGGCGCAAACAAATCTCGCCAAGGCCAGAACAGCGATAAATCCCAATGATGCTAACGTGACTGTAGCATCGGAACGAATTAAACAAGAACAAGCCAGGGGTGAAGTTACCTTAGCCGCCTTGAAAAAAGAAAGAGAAACTTTGCTACAACAACGCCTAGAATTTCAAAAACAACTGGATAGAAACCGCAAAGAACTACAACAAGCCGAAAATGACTTAAAACAGAGTATAGTCCGCGCACCCATCGCCGGGACAGTGCTGCAATTGAATTTGCGTAACCCTGGACAGGTAGTACAACCAAGTGAGGCGATCGCTCAAATTGCGCCGTTAAATGCACCAATACAGATCAAAGCTAACGTCCAGGCGCAAGATATCAACAAAGTCAAACCCGGTCAACAAGTCCAAATGCAGGTTTCTGCTTGTCCCTATCCAGACTACGGCACTCTCAAAGGAACAGTCAAAACAATCGCCCCAGATGCCCTACCCGTAGCCAACAATAACCCACAGACCACCACAGCTAAAGCCACAGCCTATGAAGTCATTGTAGAACCACAAACCCCATACGTTGGTAGAGGCGATCGGCAATGTCAACTTAAAACCGGGATGCAGGGTAAAGCAGATATTATTTCCCGTCGAGAAACAGTATTACGCTTCATCCTCCGCAAAGCCAGATTAATTGCAGATTTGTAA
- a CDS encoding metallophosphoesterase family protein: MNKWAILSGIEGNLAAYEAVMADIKRQSKQIEALYILGDLVGPRPEVEKVVERVRNPLNGELEPLVCKGWWEEQCFILHGLGPTGEADDLLVQYGGETVKLLWDSVSRQTVQWLRTLDFGFFELDCLLIHGTTVSIDEALTPDTSPIQMLDRLTRMQANNLFCGRSGLAFQYHLQAGSVTTGITTLDSPKSPETMTISPRQIIGVGNVGRTPGVATYTLYTPATNHVEFKTIRYGIGQGFQRNSVKAISS; this comes from the coding sequence ATGAATAAATGGGCAATTTTAAGCGGTATTGAGGGCAATTTGGCAGCTTATGAGGCTGTAATGGCAGATATTAAGCGCCAAAGTAAACAGATAGAAGCTTTATATATTTTGGGTGATTTGGTGGGGCCAAGACCAGAAGTGGAAAAAGTTGTAGAACGAGTCCGCAACCCACTAAACGGTGAGTTAGAACCTCTGGTTTGTAAAGGTTGGTGGGAAGAACAGTGCTTCATTTTGCATGGTCTTGGCCCCACTGGCGAGGCTGATGATTTACTAGTGCAGTATGGCGGAGAAACAGTTAAGTTACTTTGGGATTCTGTTTCTCGTCAAACGGTGCAATGGTTAAGAACTCTAGATTTTGGTTTTTTTGAACTAGATTGTTTATTAATTCACGGTACAACTGTATCAATTGATGAAGCATTAACTCCCGATACTTCACCAATTCAAATGCTTGACCGCCTGACAAGAATGCAGGCAAATAATTTATTTTGCGGTCGTTCTGGTTTAGCTTTTCAATATCACCTTCAAGCTGGTTCAGTAACTACAGGTATCACAACTCTTGATAGTCCAAAATCCCCGGAAACTATGACCATTTCTCCGCGCCAGATAATTGGAGTGGGTAATGTAGGTAGAACACCAGGTGTAGCAACATACACTCTCTATACTCCCGCTACAAACCATGTAGAATTTAAAACTATCCGTTATGGTATTGGTCAAGGATTTCAGCGTAATTCTGTTAAAGCTATCTCATCTTAA
- a CDS encoding response regulator transcription factor, translating into MTTHILLVEDEVKLARFVELELSSEGYKVSVAHDGITGLTLARESTPDLAVLDWMLPGLSGLEICRRLRATGNSIPVILLTARDEVSDRVAGLDAGADDYVVKPFSIEELLARIRAHLRRTQETDEDLLQFEDLSLNRRTREVFRGNRAVELTAKEFDLLEYLLSYPRQVFTRDQILEKVWGYDFMGDSNIIEVYIRYLRLKLEENNEKRLVHTVRGVGYALREYPNK; encoded by the coding sequence ATGACAACACACATTCTTTTGGTTGAAGATGAAGTTAAATTAGCGCGATTTGTCGAATTGGAACTAAGTAGTGAAGGTTACAAAGTTAGTGTCGCTCATGATGGAATTACTGGACTAACCTTGGCGCGAGAGTCAACACCCGATTTAGCGGTTCTTGATTGGATGTTACCAGGACTATCAGGTTTAGAAATTTGTCGCCGTCTGCGAGCAACGGGTAATTCAATACCTGTAATTTTGTTAACTGCCAGAGACGAAGTGAGCGATCGCGTGGCAGGATTAGATGCAGGAGCTGATGATTATGTAGTCAAACCCTTCAGTATTGAGGAATTATTAGCAAGAATTCGCGCCCATCTGCGCCGCACTCAAGAAACAGATGAAGACTTGTTGCAGTTTGAAGACCTAAGTTTAAATCGCCGCACTCGTGAAGTGTTTCGAGGTAACCGAGCGGTTGAATTAACAGCAAAAGAGTTTGATTTATTAGAGTATCTTCTTTCCTATCCCCGTCAGGTTTTTACCAGAGATCAAATTCTCGAAAAAGTTTGGGGTTATGATTTTATGGGAGATTCCAACATCATCGAGGTTTATATCCGTTATTTGCGGCTTAAATTGGAAGAAAATAACGAAAAGCGGCTGGTTCATACAGTACGTGGCGTAGGATATGCACTACGGGAGTATCCCAACAAATAA
- a CDS encoding GTP-binding protein, whose protein sequence is MNLPIITVVAGPAGGGKTTWICQQIRNTTSNENIIYFSPGTGKVPIDQTRLAAEFPKVKVFSDGQEIEFLSELATSGNAYIEIGFYLELNAIQTILDNLPYQAVAVLPANLPDSEYHAWARKIIIGADIQASIIPTQMWRVPSNGQVIDEESLKEFWYEITHGAYGIVNRAKGIFDVADGRSLYADFIAGIPTIDFLELDLPRHLEGRPQRFSGIEVLGKNLDESAMRQTLADCYLTDVAIAQYQEQVTQILLEEGSE, encoded by the coding sequence ATGAATTTACCAATCATTACTGTCGTTGCCGGCCCGGCTGGCGGTGGCAAAACTACCTGGATTTGCCAACAAATACGAAACACCACCTCCAATGAAAATATCATTTACTTTAGTCCTGGGACTGGCAAAGTTCCCATTGACCAGACACGGCTAGCAGCAGAATTCCCGAAAGTCAAAGTTTTTAGTGATGGACAAGAAATCGAGTTTTTGTCCGAACTGGCAACATCGGGGAATGCTTATATAGAAATAGGGTTTTATTTAGAATTAAACGCCATCCAAACAATATTAGATAATTTACCTTACCAAGCCGTGGCTGTTTTACCAGCAAACCTCCCAGACTCCGAATATCATGCTTGGGCCAGAAAAATTATCATTGGTGCAGATATTCAGGCCAGCATCATACCCACGCAAATGTGGCGCGTACCCAGCAATGGTCAAGTAATCGACGAAGAGAGTTTAAAAGAGTTTTGGTACGAAATTACTCATGGTGCTTATGGTATAGTTAACCGCGCCAAGGGTATTTTTGATGTTGCTGATGGTAGGTCACTTTATGCAGATTTTATCGCAGGTATACCTACAATTGATTTTTTGGAATTAGACTTACCCCGCCACTTAGAAGGCAGACCACAAAGGTTTAGTGGTATAGAGGTATTGGGAAAAAACTTAGATGAGTCGGCAATGAGACAGACTTTGGCAGATTGCTATTTAACAGATGTAGCGATCGCACAATACCAAGAACAGGTAACACAAATTTTACTAGAGGAGGGTAGCGAGTGA
- a CDS encoding metallophosphoesterase family protein translates to MKIAVMSCIHSNYEALDAVLLDIDQQKADQIYCLGDLVGYGPYPNAVVTQIRSLDIPTCVGCWDEDIVEGLNSCDCSYPSLLAEKRGKLAHEWTHKELHQENQEFLAQLPHTLRQDNLVFVHGSPQSNHEYLLPELDAFAALERVFSTDADVLFCGHTHVPYVRTLDAGSLQVSVKGMGIEQKEINFSASVKRIVNVGSVGEPRHGRPNATYAIYDTDTQEVNLREVPYNYQKTCAAIIEQGLPPIFAWRLAQGLEYAERADDPTHVCTR, encoded by the coding sequence GTGAAAATAGCAGTTATGTCCTGCATTCATAGTAACTATGAGGCGTTAGATGCAGTTTTGTTAGATATTGACCAACAAAAAGCCGACCAAATCTATTGTCTGGGTGACTTAGTAGGATACGGGCCATATCCCAATGCTGTAGTTACCCAAATTCGCTCATTAGATATTCCCACCTGTGTCGGCTGTTGGGATGAAGATATTGTGGAAGGTTTAAACTCTTGTGACTGTAGTTACCCTTCACTGTTAGCGGAAAAACGCGGTAAACTTGCTCACGAATGGACACATAAAGAACTCCATCAAGAAAACCAAGAATTTCTTGCCCAATTACCCCACACCTTACGTCAAGACAACTTGGTTTTTGTTCATGGTAGTCCCCAGAGTAACCACGAGTATCTGTTACCAGAACTTGACGCTTTTGCCGCCTTAGAAAGAGTATTTTCCACAGACGCAGATGTACTATTTTGTGGACATACTCATGTACCTTATGTCCGTACCCTAGATGCAGGTAGTTTACAAGTCTCCGTCAAAGGTATGGGAATAGAACAGAAAGAAATTAACTTTTCTGCTTCAGTAAAACGAATCGTCAATGTAGGTTCAGTGGGAGAACCCAGACACGGGCGACCAAATGCCACCTACGCTATTTATGATACAGATACTCAAGAAGTAAATCTCAGAGAAGTACCTTACAACTATCAAAAAACCTGCGCCGCCATCATCGAACAAGGTTTACCCCCCATCTTTGCTTGGCGTTTAGCCCAAGGCTTGGAATATGCAGAAAGGGCTGATGACCCCACTCATGTTTGTACTCGATGA
- a CDS encoding peptidase domain-containing ABC transporter, which translates to MLNFFKLRKNYPCVLQLSEEDCGAACIVSICRQHGRFLSMNKSREAVGTGQLGTTLLGLKRGSENLGFNARAVKASPAILDRIKEIQLPAIIHWRGYHWVVLYGKKGSKYVIADPAVGIRYIHREELTAAWNGVMLLMEPDHQRFSQQPHDKPQPGFTRFLQRILPYHGLLSQVFMINIVLGILALGSPVLIQILTDDVLVRGDTQLLTVIAIAVIIMNLFSSGMQVLESTMIAHFSQRLQLGLVLEFGRRILQLPLTYYEARRSGEITSRLRDINEINQLVSQVVVLLPSQFFIAVISFGLMLFYSWQLALAVILIGALMSLATLPLLPVLQQKTRSLLVLGSENQGVLVETFKGAQVLKTTNAAPQFWDELQNRFGRLANLTFSTIQIGIINNTIAKFLSAIGGVVLLGLGSILVIQGKLSIGQMLAINVLQVNVLTLISSLVGLVDEYFRSQTAISRLLEVIDATPEVDNTSQKPFAQISSDADIRFSHINFHHPGRVDLLEDFSLKLPGGQIIALIGKSGCGKSSLAKLMAGLYQPNSGNIRIGFYNIQDIALDCLRQQVVYVPQEPHFWSRSILENFRLGSPHISFEEVVTACQIADADSFISQLPNKYQTVLGEFGANLSGGQKQRLAIARGILNNPPVLILDEATAGLDPVSETQVLDRLLESRQGKTTILITHRPSVVHRADWIVLLDQGKIQLQGNLEDFLSQQGEHLKFLSL; encoded by the coding sequence ATGCTTAATTTCTTCAAACTCCGAAAAAATTACCCCTGTGTTTTACAGTTGAGTGAAGAAGATTGTGGAGCCGCTTGTATAGTTTCCATTTGTCGGCAACACGGACGCTTTTTAAGTATGAATAAAAGCCGTGAAGCAGTAGGGACTGGACAACTGGGTACAACCTTATTAGGTCTAAAACGTGGCTCAGAAAATCTCGGTTTTAATGCCAGAGCCGTGAAAGCATCCCCCGCCATCTTAGACAGAATTAAAGAAATTCAACTACCAGCAATTATTCATTGGCGGGGCTATCACTGGGTAGTTTTATATGGCAAAAAGGGAAGCAAATATGTCATAGCTGATCCAGCCGTAGGCATTCGTTATATTCACCGGGAAGAGTTAACAGCCGCCTGGAATGGGGTCATGCTATTAATGGAGCCAGATCACCAGCGTTTTTCTCAACAGCCCCACGACAAACCACAGCCAGGATTTACCCGCTTTCTTCAGCGCATCTTGCCCTATCATGGGCTATTGTCCCAGGTTTTTATGATCAACATTGTCCTGGGTATATTGGCTTTAGGCTCACCAGTCCTGATTCAAATCCTCACCGATGATGTCTTAGTTCGTGGCGATACTCAACTACTAACTGTGATAGCGATCGCTGTCATCATCATGAATTTATTTAGTAGTGGTATGCAGGTATTAGAATCTACGATGATTGCCCATTTTAGCCAACGCCTGCAATTAGGTTTAGTCTTGGAATTTGGGCGGAGAATTCTGCAATTACCATTGACTTATTACGAAGCTCGTCGCAGTGGAGAGATTACCAGCCGACTTAGAGATATTAATGAAATTAACCAATTAGTCTCGCAAGTGGTAGTGCTTTTACCTAGCCAATTTTTCATAGCTGTAATTTCTTTTGGCTTAATGCTTTTTTATAGTTGGCAGTTAGCATTAGCGGTAATCCTCATCGGTGCATTGATGAGTTTAGCTACATTGCCGCTTTTACCAGTCCTGCAACAAAAAACTCGTAGTCTTTTAGTTTTAGGTTCAGAAAATCAAGGCGTGTTAGTAGAAACTTTTAAAGGCGCACAAGTACTTAAAACTACAAATGCTGCACCGCAATTTTGGGATGAATTACAAAATCGTTTTGGTCGTCTGGCAAATTTAACATTTAGTACTATTCAAATTGGCATTATCAACAATACTATTGCGAAATTTCTCTCTGCTATCGGCGGTGTAGTTTTATTAGGGCTAGGGAGTATTTTAGTTATCCAAGGAAAGTTAAGTATTGGTCAAATGTTAGCAATTAATGTACTACAAGTTAATGTATTGACATTAATTAGCTCACTAGTAGGTTTAGTAGATGAATATTTTCGTTCCCAAACTGCTATCTCTCGGCTTTTGGAAGTGATTGATGCTACTCCCGAAGTAGATAATACTTCTCAAAAACCATTCGCCCAAATCTCTAGTGATGCAGACATTCGTTTTTCACATATCAACTTTCACCATCCTGGTAGAGTTGACCTCTTGGAAGATTTTTCTCTCAAGCTACCAGGAGGACAAATTATAGCTTTAATTGGCAAGTCAGGCTGTGGTAAAAGTTCCTTAGCCAAACTCATGGCAGGATTATATCAGCCCAATTCTGGTAATATCCGCATCGGCTTTTATAATATTCAAGATATTGCCCTTGATTGTTTACGGCAACAAGTAGTTTATGTACCTCAAGAACCTCATTTCTGGAGTCGTTCAATTTTAGAAAACTTTCGTTTAGGAAGTCCCCATATTTCCTTTGAAGAAGTCGTCACAGCTTGCCAAATTGCCGATGCTGATAGTTTTATTAGCCAACTACCAAATAAGTATCAAACAGTGCTAGGAGAATTTGGAGCAAATCTTTCTGGAGGACAAAAACAAAGACTAGCGATCGCCAGAGGTATTCTCAATAATCCCCCAGTCCTAATTTTAGATGAAGCAACAGCCGGACTAGACCCAGTTAGTGAAACTCAAGTCCTTGATCGGTTGTTAGAATCACGTCAAGGTAAAACTACAATTCTCATTACCCATCGTCCCAGCGTAGTCCACCGCGCTGATTGGATTGTATTACTTGATCAAGGCAAAATACAACTCCAAGGTAATTTAGAAGATTTCCTGTCTCAACAAGGAGAGCATCTAAAGTTTTTATCTCTATAA
- a CDS encoding mechanosensitive ion channel family protein, protein MIQWLLPIGLPIFALITGLISEKFIINKFKNFVYKKEIPGSHIIFKSLQGMLLTWFILAGILGAVIAAPLKPDFTNLLQKIITIFFLSSLTLVLARLVSGFIRLYTYRTERATASLISNLAKATVLVLGCLILLQTLGIEITPIITTLGVGGLAVGLALQDTLANLFSGFHLIISKQVRTGDYVKLDAGQEGYVTDISWRNTTIKEFSNNVIIVPNSKLASAIFTNYHLPAKEITLTMNVGVSYDSYLDQVERVTVEVAKEVMQEIAPELKEHEPYIRFHTFGDFSIDFTLYMRVNEYFDQRIGKHLFIKKLHKRYQENGISIPFPVRNVYIQDPNNN, encoded by the coding sequence ATGATTCAATGGCTTTTACCTATAGGATTGCCCATATTTGCTTTAATAACGGGACTGATTAGTGAAAAATTTATAATTAATAAGTTTAAAAACTTCGTTTATAAAAAAGAAATACCCGGAAGCCATATAATTTTTAAGTCTCTGCAAGGTATGCTCCTAACTTGGTTCATACTAGCAGGCATTTTAGGCGCAGTTATCGCTGCTCCTTTGAAGCCAGACTTTACTAATTTACTGCAAAAAATTATTACAATATTTTTCCTGTCTTCACTGACATTAGTTTTAGCTAGGTTAGTTTCAGGTTTCATCAGACTATATACTTATAGAACAGAAAGAGCTACGGCGTCTTTAATTTCTAACTTAGCCAAAGCTACTGTTTTAGTTTTGGGTTGCCTAATTTTGTTACAAACATTAGGAATTGAAATTACACCAATTATTACAACTTTAGGAGTCGGTGGTTTAGCCGTTGGTTTAGCGTTACAAGATACACTAGCAAATTTATTCTCTGGCTTTCATTTAATTATTTCTAAGCAAGTTAGAACTGGAGATTATGTCAAATTAGATGCTGGACAAGAAGGTTACGTCACCGATATTTCTTGGCGTAATACCACAATTAAAGAGTTTTCCAATAATGTAATTATCGTTCCTAATTCTAAACTAGCCTCGGCAATCTTTACTAACTATCATCTACCAGCTAAAGAAATCACATTAACAATGAATGTCGGTGTTAGTTACGATAGTTATTTAGATCAAGTTGAAAGAGTGACGGTAGAAGTTGCCAAAGAAGTTATGCAGGAGATTGCCCCAGAATTAAAAGAACATGAGCCATATATAAGGTTCCATACTTTTGGGGATTTTAGTATAGATTTTACATTATATATGCGTGTCAACGAATACTTTGACCAGCGTATTGGCAAACATCTATTTATTAAAAAACTACACAAACGCTATCAAGAAAATGGTATTTCGATTCCTTTTCCTGTGAGAAATGTGTATATTCAAGATCCTAATAACAATTAG